The Paenibacillus sp. RUD330 genome has a segment encoding these proteins:
- a CDS encoding GNAT family N-acetyltransferase: MERIHDGLPYRISDSKEELQPDVVIALLRSSYWAGERSEEMLRKSWEQSLCFGVYSADGLQVGFMRVITDGATFSWLCDVIVHPEHRGQGLGKWMMAVAVELPPISHTSIYLNTRDAHGLYEKYGFMRQEMMVRRAAQ, from the coding sequence ATGGAACGGATTCATGATGGTCTGCCGTACAGAATCAGTGACAGCAAGGAAGAGCTGCAGCCGGATGTGGTCATTGCCTTATTGAGGAGCAGTTATTGGGCTGGGGAACGGTCGGAGGAAATGCTCAGAAAAAGCTGGGAGCAATCGCTTTGTTTCGGCGTTTACAGCGCAGACGGGCTCCAAGTAGGTTTCATGCGGGTGATAACGGATGGAGCGACCTTTTCCTGGCTGTGCGACGTGATCGTACACCCTGAACATCGTGGTCAGGGTCTCGGCAAATGGATGATGGCTGTTGCGGTCGAGCTTCCTCCCATCAGCCATACGTCTATCTATCTCAATACACGCGACGCGCATGGACTCTATGAGAAGTACGGCTTCATGCGGCAGGAAATGATGGTCCGCCGGGCAGCGCAATAA
- a CDS encoding TetR/AcrR family transcriptional regulator has translation MSETPCDPLFDKREKLIMRLMPYVQKHGFSPLKMDDAAKCMDISKATMYKYFASKDEIAECIIVKFARFVSNQMLSEAPPTLSKEPLSRPSAEELKFYNESFAQAFKLTIKLSFYLTDVLLLDLKVSYPDLSSKLEQAVELCKDKLADYFNSGIQLGVFYPMNTRIYLTQVDLVLRKLWDPTWLMLQNLTMKQALMDFYKTMKHQVFYEKWMVEDDSAIGLYFDKLIMGMRS, from the coding sequence ATGTCGGAAACCCCATGCGATCCGTTATTCGATAAGCGGGAGAAGCTTATTATGCGCTTGATGCCCTATGTCCAAAAACACGGCTTCAGCCCTTTGAAAATGGACGATGCGGCCAAATGCATGGATATCAGCAAAGCGACGATGTATAAATACTTCGCTTCGAAAGACGAAATCGCGGAATGCATCATCGTCAAATTCGCGAGGTTCGTGTCCAATCAAATGTTGTCGGAGGCACCTCCGACGTTGTCCAAGGAGCCGCTCTCGCGGCCGTCCGCAGAAGAGCTGAAGTTCTACAACGAATCCTTCGCCCAAGCGTTCAAGCTCACCATCAAGCTGTCCTTCTACTTGACGGATGTCCTGCTTCTGGATCTGAAGGTCTCCTATCCGGATTTGTCGTCCAAGCTGGAGCAAGCCGTGGAGCTATGCAAAGACAAGCTCGCCGACTACTTCAACAGCGGCATTCAGCTTGGCGTGTTTTACCCGATGAATACGCGCATCTATCTCACCCAGGTCGATCTGGTCTTGCGCAAGCTGTGGGACCCAACATGGCTGATGCTGCAAAATCTCACGATGAAGCAGGCGCTGATGGATTTCTACAAAACGATGAAGCACCAGGTCTTCTACGAGAAATGGATGGTCGAGGACGACTCCGCAATCGGCCTCTATTTCGACAAATTGATCATGGGCATGCGTTCATAG